CGTTCAGGCCACTCATTACATGTAGAATTAGCACAGGAAATTAGTAAAATTTTGAAAGAACAGGAGGATAAAAGAGATGTTTGATATAGATGAAATAAAAAATGTTTTACCTCATCGTTATCCACTTCTTTTAGTTGATAGAATTGAAGAACTTAAAGAAGGGGAAAGAGTTGTGGGAATAAAAAATGTAACTATAAATGAAGAATTTTTTCAGGGACATTATCCTGGACATCCAATTATGCCCGGAGTGCTTATTGTTGAGGCTATGGCCCAGGTTAGTGGTTTTTTGATGAAAAATACTGTTGATGACCCTGAAAATAAGATCCCTTATTTTGCAGGAATAGATAGGGCAAGATTCAGAAAAACTGTTAGGCCCGGTGATCAGTTAAGAATTGTAGGTGAGGTAATTAGACTTAGAAAATCAATTGCAAAATTAGATGCCAAAGCTTATGTTGAAGAAGAATTAGTTGCTGAGGCTGAATTATTATTTGCAATGCAGGAGAAGTAATATAAAATTAACAATACTTGAAAGGAGAAGGGTATTAGTGGGAGAAAGAAAGAAAAAATCGAAGATACTGCAAATGGCTGATGTTCATGAAACAGCTATTGTCAGTCCAAATGCAAAAATAGGAAAAAATGTAGAAATAGGTCCTTATACAATAATAGGTGATAATGTTGAAATTGGGGATGGAACAACTATTGGTCCTCATGTAGTTATTGAAGGTTGGACAATTGTTGGTAAAAATAATGAGATTTTTCATGGAGCTTCTATAGGTGAAGACCCTCAAAATATTCAGTATAATGGAGAAAAAACTCACCTTTTTATTGGTGATAACAATGTTATAAGAGAAAATGTAACAATCCATCGAGGTACTGAAGAAGGTGGAGGAGAAACTAGAATAGGAAGTAATAATTTCATTATGGCCTACTGTCATGTTGCTCATGATTGTCAGTTAGGCAATAATATTGTTATGACTAATTCAGCAACTTTAGGTGGTCATGTTACAATTGAAGATAATGCAGTAATAGCTGGTTTAACTACAATTCATCAGTATGTAAGAATAGGTAAAACAGTTATGGTAGGTGCTCATTCAAAAGTAGTAAAGGATATACCTCCTTATGTATTAGTTGATGGTAGTCCAGCAAGTGTTAATGGTATTAATGTTATTGGATTGCGTCGTAATGGTGTAAAACCCAAATTACGTAAAGAAATCAAAAGAGCCTATAAAATTTTATATCGTTCAGATTATAATTTAGATAAAGCAATAGAAACAATGGACCAGGAACTTGATGCCAGTGAAGAGATAGAACATTTTCTAAGATTTTTAAGAAATGCACAGCGAGGTATTTGTCGTTAATGGAGGGCTTTTATGTCAGATATTGCTTTAATAGCCGGTAAGGGAGAACTTCCTTATTACTGGGCTAAAAATTCTGCTAAAAATGGAATAAGACCATATATATTTAAAATAACTGGAGATAACTCTCTTTCTTTTGAGAAATTTGGAAAGGATATTTTTGAAGTTGAGTTAGGTAAGATAGCCGAATTATTTTCTTTACTCCATAAAAAAAATATTAAAAGAGTTGTTTTTGCCGGTAAAGTAGAGAAAAATAATATATATGATTTAAAAATGGATAATAGAATGAAAAAAATATTAAGTAATATAGAAAATTATAATGATGATACCATTTTACGAGCTATTGGAGCAGAGTTTGAAAAAGAAGGATTTGAAATAGTACCGCAAATTGAAGCAATGGCTGATCTATTAGTCAAACCTGGTAGCTTAAATGAAATTAAAACAGATAAAACACTTAATTCTGAAATGGAGTTTGCCTTTATCAATGCTCTGGAGATAGGCAAATTAGATATAGGGCAAACTGTTCTCACTAAAGATAAATCAGTAGTCGCTGTTGAAGCTATGGAAGGTACTGATAAAGCTATTTTAAGAACAGGTGAGATTGCTGGTAAAGGATCAGTTATGGCCAAAGTTGCTAAAGAAAATCAGGATTTGCGTTTTGATATTCCGACTGTTGGTTTAAAAACATTAGAAAATTTGAAAAAGATAAAGGCTAAAGCTTTAGTCATTGAAGCAAATAAAACATTTATTATAAATAGAGAAGAATTTTTAAAGGAAGCTACAAAAGCAGATATTGCTGTCCGAGCTTGCTTTTATGATTCAGGGGGGATTAAATGGGAAGAATAATGGTTGTCTGTGGAGAAACCTCAGGAGATATTCAGGCTGCTCGAGTTGTTAGGGAAATAAAAAAGATGAATTCCAATTTAGAATTTACAGCAATGGGCTCTGAGGCTTTAAAAGATGAAGGAGCAGAGATTTTGATTGATCCCCTTGATGTCAGCAGTATTGGGTTTATAGAATCACTTAAAAATTTAAAAGAACATCTGGCACATATCAGGCTTCTCAAAAAACATATGAGAGAAAATAGGCCTGATATTCTTTTTTTAGTTGATTATTCTGGATTTAATATGTTAATGGCCAGAGTTGGCAAAAAAATGGGAATACCAGTAGTTAATTATTTTCCTCCTACTGCCTGGATATGGGGAGAATGGAGGGCAAAATGGATGGCCAGATATGATGCTGTTATTGCTGCTACTCTGCCTATGGAAAGAGAAGTTTACAAAAGGGCAGGTGCAGAAGTAGAGTTTGTGGGACATCCTCTTTTAGATATAGTTGAAACTGAAAAATCAGCTAAAGAGATTTATAATGAATTTCAAATTAGCAAAAATCATAAAGTTATTACTCTTATGCCAGGAAGTAGAAAATCGGAAATTGATCGTCTTGCTCCGGTTCTTTTTGAAGTTGCTGAAAAATTGCAAAAAGACAATAAAAATTA
This sequence is a window from Halanaerobiales bacterium. Protein-coding genes within it:
- the lpxA gene encoding acyl-ACP--UDP-N-acetylglucosamine O-acyltransferase gives rise to the protein MADVHETAIVSPNAKIGKNVEIGPYTIIGDNVEIGDGTTIGPHVVIEGWTIVGKNNEIFHGASIGEDPQNIQYNGEKTHLFIGDNNVIRENVTIHRGTEEGGGETRIGSNNFIMAYCHVAHDCQLGNNIVMTNSATLGGHVTIEDNAVIAGLTTIHQYVRIGKTVMVGAHSKVVKDIPPYVLVDGSPASVNGINVIGLRRNGVKPKLRKEIKRAYKILYRSDYNLDKAIETMDQELDASEEIEHFLRFLRNAQRGICR
- the lpxI gene encoding UDP-2,3-diacylglucosamine diphosphatase LpxI (LpxI, functionally equivalent to LpxH, replaces it in LPS biosynthesis in a minority of bacteria.); protein product: MSDIALIAGKGELPYYWAKNSAKNGIRPYIFKITGDNSLSFEKFGKDIFEVELGKIAELFSLLHKKNIKRVVFAGKVEKNNIYDLKMDNRMKKILSNIENYNDDTILRAIGAEFEKEGFEIVPQIEAMADLLVKPGSLNEIKTDKTLNSEMEFAFINALEIGKLDIGQTVLTKDKSVVAVEAMEGTDKAILRTGEIAGKGSVMAKVAKENQDLRFDIPTVGLKTLENLKKIKAKALVIEANKTFIINREEFLKEATKADIAVRACFYDSGGIKWEE
- the fabZ gene encoding 3-hydroxyacyl-ACP dehydratase FabZ, whose protein sequence is MFDIDEIKNVLPHRYPLLLVDRIEELKEGERVVGIKNVTINEEFFQGHYPGHPIMPGVLIVEAMAQVSGFLMKNTVDDPENKIPYFAGIDRARFRKTVRPGDQLRIVGEVIRLRKSIAKLDAKAYVEEELVAEAELLFAMQEK
- a CDS encoding lipid-A-disaccharide synthase, coding for MGRIMVVCGETSGDIQAARVVREIKKMNSNLEFTAMGSEALKDEGAEILIDPLDVSSIGFIESLKNLKEHLAHIRLLKKHMRENRPDILFLVDYSGFNMLMARVGKKMGIPVVNYFPPTAWIWGEWRAKWMARYDAVIAATLPMEREVYKRAGAEVEFVGHPLLDIVETEKSAKEIYNEFQISKNHKVITLMPGSRKSEIDRLAPVLFEVAEKLQKDNKN